One window from the genome of Rhodopseudomonas sp. P2A-2r encodes:
- a CDS encoding tail fiber domain-containing protein, producing MGGTSKTSQDQTQTSQLNPYSAASGSLTGILGALGNQVGGAGTLNPAQTGAINTMSANGAAGDPNAAASTAGVAGLLNGGGAKDNNAAILKTLTDYQGLLGSTASGANIGANSALRPQLDQIATDVTGSNNAAFAAAGRDGSPGNAMAVARGVAAGQAPVIAAQYNTDVANQLGAASSLYGAGNTTYGLLNGTNATANSNIQAGIGAAPTAFATENAGANATLAAEAQRFGIPVSQLTTLLGAISPVAAQFGQQTGTGHSEGESTMSGAQQFATIAGGIGSMMPRSPISFGAR from the coding sequence ATGGGCGGAACTAGCAAGACCTCCCAGGACCAAACGCAGACGTCGCAGCTCAACCCCTATTCGGCAGCTTCGGGGTCGCTGACGGGTATCCTTGGCGCGCTCGGAAATCAGGTCGGCGGCGCTGGGACGCTCAATCCTGCGCAGACAGGGGCCATCAACACGATGTCGGCCAACGGTGCGGCCGGCGATCCGAACGCGGCTGCGTCGACCGCGGGCGTGGCTGGGCTGCTCAATGGCGGCGGCGCCAAAGACAACAACGCCGCGATTCTCAAGACCTTGACCGACTATCAGGGGCTGCTCGGATCAACCGCGAGCGGCGCAAATATCGGCGCGAATTCGGCGCTGAGGCCGCAGCTCGATCAGATCGCAACCGATGTCACGGGCAGCAACAATGCGGCTTTCGCCGCCGCCGGCCGCGATGGCTCGCCCGGCAATGCCATGGCGGTTGCGCGTGGCGTCGCCGCCGGTCAGGCGCCGGTGATCGCCGCGCAGTACAACACCGATGTTGCCAACCAGCTCGGCGCGGCCAGCTCGCTCTATGGCGCAGGAAACACGACTTACGGCCTGTTGAACGGCACCAACGCAACCGCAAACTCGAACATTCAGGCCGGCATCGGCGCCGCCCCAACGGCCTTCGCAACGGAGAACGCCGGCGCAAACGCCACGCTCGCCGCGGAAGCGCAGCGCTTTGGTATCCCGGTTTCGCAGCTCACTACGTTGCTCGGCGCAATCTCGCCGGTGGCGGCGCAGTTCGGGCAGCAGACCGGCACGGGCCACTCGGAAGGTGAATCGACCATGTCGGGAGCCCAGCAGTTCGCCACCATCGCAGGCGGTATCGGCTCGATGATGCCGCGATCTCCAATCAGTTTCGGGGCAAGGTAA
- a CDS encoding transcriptional regulator — MEKAPIQRAIEFAGSEAKLGEGIGFSQVAVNKAKHKGRASPAMALAIHRFTGGLVPASAIRPDMWARPEDVPTERATVAA; from the coding sequence ATGGAAAAAGCACCAATTCAACGGGCTATTGAGTTCGCCGGCTCCGAAGCGAAGCTAGGCGAGGGCATCGGATTTTCGCAAGTCGCGGTCAATAAAGCGAAGCATAAAGGACGAGCGAGCCCGGCGATGGCCCTTGCGATCCACCGTTTCACCGGCGGGCTGGTGCCCGCATCGGCGATCAGGCCAGATATGTGGGCTCGTCCAGAAGATGTCCCGACTGAGCGCGCGACGGTGGCGGCATGA
- a CDS encoding N4-gp56 family major capsid protein — MSVTSYGVNDSLSNKLWAKKLNSEALKETYFGRFMGEESSNMIQLKTELSQNAGDAVTIGLRVQLQGDGVTEGQTQQGNEEQLSTYQDKLLINELSHAVRVKNKNSIDAQRVPFSLRTEGKEGLKDWYANRFDTCMFNHLCGNTLVADMRYAGNNAIVAPTRIYRGGAATDDATIAADNTKTFNLSIIDACVERAGVASPLIRPIKINGENKFLMFLHDYQVTDMRTNTNAGQWLDIQKAALAGGASSKSPIYTGALGEYNNTILHKANRVTQGVTNAGAVAANTRRAVFCGAQAGAVGFGKQFSSGSHYKWVEELFDYERELGVSAQTVWGIKKSVYNAQDFGTIVATTYAAPH, encoded by the coding sequence ATGTCCGTTACCAGCTACGGGGTCAATGACTCCCTCTCCAACAAGCTTTGGGCGAAGAAGCTCAACTCCGAGGCGCTGAAAGAAACCTATTTCGGCCGGTTCATGGGCGAAGAAAGCTCGAACATGATCCAGCTCAAGACGGAGCTGTCCCAGAATGCCGGCGACGCCGTGACCATCGGCCTGCGCGTCCAGCTTCAGGGCGACGGCGTCACCGAGGGCCAGACCCAGCAGGGCAACGAAGAGCAGCTTTCGACCTATCAGGACAAGTTGCTGATCAACGAGCTATCCCACGCGGTCCGCGTCAAGAACAAGAACTCGATCGACGCCCAGCGCGTCCCGTTCTCCCTGCGCACGGAGGGCAAGGAAGGTCTCAAGGACTGGTATGCCAACCGGTTCGATACCTGCATGTTCAACCACCTGTGCGGCAACACGCTGGTGGCGGATATGCGCTACGCCGGCAACAATGCAATTGTCGCCCCGACTCGAATCTACCGCGGCGGCGCGGCCACGGATGACGCGACGATCGCGGCCGACAACACCAAGACCTTCAACCTCAGCATCATTGACGCCTGCGTCGAGCGTGCCGGCGTTGCCTCTCCGTTGATCCGCCCCATCAAGATCAACGGCGAAAACAAGTTCCTGATGTTCCTGCATGACTACCAGGTCACGGACATGCGGACCAACACCAACGCCGGACAGTGGCTAGATATCCAGAAGGCCGCGCTTGCCGGCGGCGCGAGTTCCAAGTCGCCGATCTACACCGGCGCTCTCGGCGAATACAACAACACCATCCTCCACAAGGCGAACCGCGTGACGCAGGGCGTCACCAACGCCGGCGCAGTGGCGGCCAATACCCGCCGCGCCGTCTTCTGCGGCGCGCAGGCCGGCGCGGTCGGCTTCGGCAAGCAGTTCTCTTCCGGCTCGCATTACAAGTGGGTGGAAGAGCTGTTCGACTACGAGCGCGAGCTTGGTGTGTCGGCGCAGACCGTGTGGGGCATCAAGAAGTCGGTCTACAACGCCCAGGATTTCGGCACCATCGTTGCGACCACCTACGCGGCACCGCACTAA
- a CDS encoding phage terminase large subunit, with amino-acid sequence MTTLRIETPRVFLPLLEEADWKGVWGGRGSGKTHFGADMTVEDALRFPGDTGEGLRQVCIREVQKDLSQSSKLVIEDKIHRYGLGEADGFKIWRDRIETPKDGIIIFKGMNDYTAESAKSLEGFKRAQIDEAQTITHRSLSLLGPTIHRWKGSSILAIWNPRRKTDAIDDFFRTRKPKGAICIRANWSDNPFWNESAEKQRLLELELYPDRYPHTYEGEYAKAFEGAYFARELAQARMEGRIAGGRVGTDPLLPIRAIFDIGGAGAKADAMAIWITQWVGREVRILDYIEGQSQPLSYYANELRSRGWGKAVIILPHDGLNASAITGKQYVDHWRDAGFEVAEPVANQGAGAAMQRIEAVRRIFPNLVFNDTPAVNGGLDAIGFYHERKDEARNIGLGPEHDWSSHAADALGLLAIIYEAPTLQKPRERYSGQRGRSGSGSWESA; translated from the coding sequence ATGACAACCCTACGCATTGAAACCCCGCGCGTGTTCCTGCCGCTGCTTGAAGAGGCGGATTGGAAAGGCGTGTGGGGAGGGCGCGGCTCCGGAAAAACGCACTTCGGTGCTGATATGACAGTTGAGGATGCGTTGCGCTTCCCCGGCGACACGGGCGAGGGGCTGCGCCAGGTCTGCATCCGCGAAGTGCAAAAGGATCTGTCTCAGAGTTCGAAGCTGGTCATTGAAGACAAAATCCACAGGTACGGCCTCGGTGAGGCTGATGGCTTCAAGATTTGGCGCGACCGCATCGAGACGCCGAAAGACGGAATTATCATCTTCAAGGGGATGAACGACTACACGGCCGAATCAGCGAAGTCTCTGGAAGGATTCAAGCGCGCGCAGATCGATGAAGCCCAAACCATAACGCACCGGTCTTTGTCGCTGCTGGGTCCGACTATCCATCGCTGGAAAGGGTCGTCTATCCTCGCGATTTGGAACCCGCGGCGCAAGACGGACGCGATTGATGACTTTTTCCGCACCAGGAAGCCAAAGGGCGCGATCTGCATTCGGGCCAATTGGAGCGACAACCCATTTTGGAACGAAAGCGCCGAAAAACAGCGGCTGCTTGAACTTGAGCTCTATCCCGATCGCTACCCGCACACTTATGAGGGCGAGTACGCAAAGGCGTTCGAGGGCGCCTATTTCGCCCGCGAGCTGGCGCAAGCCCGCATGGAGGGCCGCATCGCCGGCGGTCGCGTCGGCACCGATCCGCTGTTGCCTATTCGGGCAATCTTCGACATTGGCGGCGCCGGCGCCAAAGCCGACGCTATGGCGATCTGGATTACGCAGTGGGTCGGGCGCGAGGTCCGAATTCTCGACTACATCGAAGGCCAGAGCCAGCCGCTCTCCTATTACGCCAACGAACTGCGGTCCCGCGGGTGGGGCAAAGCGGTAATAATTCTTCCACACGATGGCTTGAACGCAAGTGCCATCACGGGAAAGCAATATGTAGATCATTGGCGGGATGCCGGGTTCGAAGTCGCTGAACCGGTCGCCAACCAAGGCGCAGGCGCTGCGATGCAGCGCATTGAGGCGGTTCGGCGCATCTTCCCGAACCTCGTATTCAACGACACGCCAGCCGTTAACGGCGGTCTCGACGCCATCGGCTTCTATCATGAGCGGAAAGACGAGGCCCGCAACATCGGACTCGGCCCCGAACACGATTGGTCAAGCCACGCTGCGGACGCTCTCGGCCTGCTGGCGATCATTTACGAAGCGCCGACGCTACAGAAGCCGCGCGAACGCTACTCGGGCCAGCGCGGTAGATCCGGCTCTGGCTCCTGGGAATCTGCCTGA
- a CDS encoding DUF2829 domain-containing protein has translation MDIGEAVQAMRDGKAVRRAGWNGKGMFVVMMPPLALPPFNTQGTDRKVNDRTAKWIGEDAPLDCQPYIAMYTAAKQWQPGWLCSQADLLATDWELVA, from the coding sequence ATGGATATTGGCGAAGCGGTGCAGGCGATGCGCGACGGGAAAGCTGTTCGACGCGCCGGCTGGAACGGCAAGGGCATGTTCGTGGTGATGATGCCGCCGTTGGCATTGCCGCCGTTCAATACGCAGGGCACCGACCGCAAGGTTAACGACCGCACCGCGAAGTGGATCGGCGAAGATGCGCCGCTCGACTGCCAACCGTACATCGCCATGTATACGGCCGCGAAGCAGTGGCAACCGGGCTGGCTGTGCTCGCAAGCCGACCTTCTCGCCACCGATTGGGAGTTGGTCGCTTGA
- a CDS encoding terminase small subunit protein encodes MTNPQGRPTDFTEELAAEICRRLAEGATLRAVCKADDMPSESVVRKWAVEDRGGFRAHYTGAREIGYLSMADELVEIADDSSGDTITDKETGADRLDGEWVARSRIKIDTRKWLLSKALPKIYGEKLAIGGAEDLPPVKTLSRIERVIVDHPKPKADANG; translated from the coding sequence ATGACCAATCCGCAGGGGCGCCCAACTGATTTCACGGAAGAGCTGGCAGCAGAGATTTGCCGCCGGCTCGCCGAGGGCGCAACCCTGCGGGCGGTCTGCAAAGCCGACGACATGCCGTCCGAAAGCGTCGTTCGGAAATGGGCGGTTGAGGATCGCGGCGGGTTTCGTGCGCATTACACGGGCGCGCGCGAGATTGGTTATCTGTCGATGGCCGATGAACTCGTTGAAATTGCAGACGATAGCAGCGGCGACACCATTACGGACAAAGAAACCGGCGCCGATCGGCTGGATGGTGAATGGGTCGCTCGATCCCGCATCAAGATCGATACGCGCAAATGGCTGCTCTCCAAGGCGCTGCCGAAAATCTACGGCGAAAAGCTTGCAATCGGCGGCGCCGAGGATCTGCCGCCAGTCAAAACCCTCTCGCGCATCGAGCGCGTGATTGTCGATCACCCCAAACCGAAAGCAGATGCAAATGGTTAA
- a CDS encoding helix-turn-helix domain-containing protein: MSDTIEHRPTERELALSAHERRKDFHNRLAATAAQVAAAELRRQAAIAAAVPRPVEPVAPAIDASEFYKACWFMIEGVSPNASLAMKQIKEAVAKHYGLPIAAMQVGRRFHEWMRPRQIAMYLCKELTDNSLPMIGAAFGGADHTTVLHAGRRIAGFTNTAGRYVPGLIEKDSAFAAVVAKLRADLEASL; encoded by the coding sequence ATGAGCGACACCATCGAGCATCGGCCGACCGAAAGAGAGTTGGCGCTTTCCGCTCATGAGCGGCGGAAAGACTTCCACAATAGGCTAGCGGCGACGGCGGCGCAGGTTGCTGCGGCAGAGCTGCGCAGGCAAGCAGCAATCGCCGCGGCCGTGCCGCGGCCTGTCGAGCCGGTGGCGCCGGCGATCGATGCCAGTGAATTTTACAAGGCTTGCTGGTTCATGATCGAAGGCGTTTCGCCGAACGCAAGTCTGGCGATGAAGCAAATCAAGGAAGCGGTCGCCAAACACTACGGCTTGCCGATTGCCGCGATGCAGGTTGGTCGCCGCTTCCATGAATGGATGCGCCCCCGGCAGATCGCCATGTACCTCTGCAAAGAGCTGACGGATAACAGTCTCCCGATGATCGGCGCGGCATTCGGCGGGGCCGATCATACGACGGTGCTGCATGCCGGGCGCCGGATCGCTGGTTTCACTAATACCGCGGGTCGGTACGTTCCCGGCCTCATCGAGAAAGACTCCGCGTTCGCCGCGGTGGTTGCGAAGCTGCGCGCCGATCTTGAGGCTTCGCTGTGA
- a CDS encoding helix-turn-helix domain-containing protein, whose translation MSRTIVMETADNPCYRLIGMQPGEIIKEAREKRNWSQKELGDQVGISQPAIKKIEAGETSHSKFLPKIAQVLDLDLATLDISLSPPRVQSEMDRPFVTEGRPDFPVYSSAEGGPGELIRSTDPVEFIPRPSHLVHVRDAYGLLVTGSSMAPEYKSGETATVEPHLPIVPDEVYIFYAERDGEARATIKHLRRATSDKWLVTQHNPPEGKSKDFALSRSEWGTAHRVTGKRTRR comes from the coding sequence ATGTCAAGAACTATTGTTATGGAGACTGCCGATAACCCTTGTTATAGACTTATCGGCATGCAACCCGGTGAAATCATTAAGGAAGCCCGCGAAAAGCGGAATTGGTCTCAGAAAGAATTAGGGGATCAAGTCGGCATTTCGCAGCCTGCAATCAAAAAGATTGAGGCCGGCGAGACTTCTCATTCCAAATTTCTTCCCAAGATCGCCCAAGTGCTCGACCTCGACTTGGCAACCCTCGATATCTCGTTGTCGCCGCCGCGGGTCCAGTCGGAAATGGACCGCCCGTTCGTTACCGAAGGCCGCCCGGACTTCCCGGTCTATTCATCGGCTGAAGGCGGCCCAGGGGAGCTAATCCGGTCCACTGACCCCGTAGAGTTCATCCCGCGACCGTCGCACTTGGTCCATGTTCGGGATGCTTACGGCCTGCTGGTCACGGGGAGCTCGATGGCGCCGGAATATAAGAGCGGCGAGACAGCAACCGTGGAACCGCATCTGCCGATCGTCCCCGACGAAGTTTACATTTTCTATGCGGAACGGGATGGCGAAGCGCGAGCAACGATCAAGCACCTTCGGCGCGCAACATCCGATAAGTGGTTAGTCACTCAGCACAATCCACCAGAAGGCAAATCAAAGGACTTCGCTTTGTCCAGAAGCGAATGGGGTACTGCGCATAGGGTGACGGGCAAAAGGACGCGGCGGTAA
- a CDS encoding HNH endonuclease, whose protein sequence is MQLTPKNWKSFQHYKDRSPMWIKLHRGLLDNPDYFRLSPDAGKALPLLWLLASEKDGILPDVPDVAFRLRISEELAGTILAEMVTRKFFVDATHAEQDAPDATPAQRVAKANGFGSRHIPDEVKRLVWERDGGCCVVCEATENVEYDHKIPVSKGGPSTFENVQLLCRTCNRRKRVHVATQAPSSRSLEKNREEKRERQRFGRSLPRRPALLIASKSSGRHIQGVTAPTRGRLLRRSSRPW, encoded by the coding sequence ATGCAGCTCACCCCGAAAAACTGGAAGTCCTTCCAGCACTACAAAGATCGCTCGCCTATGTGGATCAAGCTCCACCGCGGGCTGCTGGACAATCCAGACTATTTCCGGCTGTCACCCGACGCCGGCAAGGCGCTGCCGCTCCTGTGGCTGCTCGCAAGCGAAAAGGACGGCATTCTGCCGGACGTGCCGGATGTAGCGTTCCGGCTGCGGATCTCGGAAGAGCTGGCCGGCACCATCCTGGCCGAAATGGTCACGCGCAAATTCTTCGTTGATGCTACGCATGCGGAGCAAGACGCGCCAGATGCTACGCCTGCGCAGCGGGTGGCAAAAGCCAACGGCTTCGGGTCTCGGCATATCCCCGATGAGGTCAAGCGCCTGGTGTGGGAGCGGGATGGCGGCTGCTGCGTCGTCTGCGAAGCCACCGAGAACGTCGAATATGACCACAAAATCCCCGTTTCTAAAGGGGGCCCGTCGACCTTTGAGAACGTCCAACTGCTCTGCCGGACCTGCAACCGCCGCAAGCGCGTGCATGTTGCTACGCAGGCTCCTAGCAGTCGTAGCCTAGAGAAGAACAGAGAAGAGAAAAGGGAGAGGCAGAGATTCGGGCGGTCGCTGCCGCGCCGGCCCGCGCTCCTGATCGCTTCGAAGAGTTCTGGAAGGCATATCCAAGGCGTGACGGCGCCAACCCGCGGGCGCCTGCTGAGAAGAAGTTCAAGGCCTTGGTAA